In one Roseburia intestinalis L1-82 genomic region, the following are encoded:
- a CDS encoding ATP-binding cassette domain-containing protein, whose product MIIIRGLNKAFGEKIIFSNFNLEIPDGSFVVISGDSGSGKSTLLNMIGGIEKPDSGSIIIEGLNITRLKNKNSFFADTVGFLFQNFALLENKTVKENLSLIKKSSRTKVSLKEALNRVGLSKEVNKKVYQLSGGEQQRVALARLMMKKCSVVLADEPTGSLDKKNRDIVMRLLHELNEEGKTVIIVTHDQGIIEDEPYVVKI is encoded by the coding sequence ATGATTATAATTCGTGGCTTAAATAAAGCATTTGGAGAGAAAATAATTTTCTCTAACTTTAATTTAGAAATTCCGGATGGAAGTTTTGTAGTAATCAGCGGCGATAGCGGCAGTGGAAAAAGCACTTTACTCAATATGATTGGTGGTATCGAAAAACCGGATAGCGGCAGTATCATAATCGAAGGGCTGAATATTACCCGGCTTAAAAATAAAAACAGTTTTTTTGCGGATACAGTGGGGTTTCTTTTTCAGAATTTTGCACTGCTTGAAAATAAGACAGTTAAAGAAAATTTAAGTTTGATTAAAAAATCAAGCCGAACTAAAGTATCACTTAAAGAAGCTCTTAATCGTGTGGGGTTATCAAAGGAAGTTAACAAAAAAGTTTATCAGCTTTCCGGTGGTGAACAACAGAGAGTTGCTTTAGCTCGTCTTATGATGAAAAAATGTTCTGTTGTTTTGGCAGATGAACCTACTGGCTCACTTGACAAGAAAAATAGAGATATTGTTATGAGGTTATTGCACGAACTCAATGAAGAAGGTAAAACGGTTATCATTGTTACCCACGATCAGGGTATTATTGAAGATGAACCTTATGTTGTGAAAATCTGA
- the mobQ gene encoding MobQ family relaxase: MALFHLSVTQTKRSAGQSAIASAAYRAGERLYSEYYGEYSDYTRKGGVICSDILLPSHAPPEYADRQTLWNAVEKAERGKNAQLAYSFDIALQNEFSLEENIALARQFLLENFVSRGMVVDFAVHQPDREDGGIPNPHFHVLCPIRPIEQNGKWGLKQRRVYELDEDGNRIRDQNGEFVFNAVPTTDWGSPETLEHWREAWAELCNAKFAEKGIDVRIDHRSYERQGVELLPTIHEGATVRAMEKKGIRTEKGEFNRWIKATNAVIRDIKKKITLLFDWIAEAKAELAKPQAPDLVSLLNAYYTQRRAGAYSQKGKVSNLKEMNETFNYLRANGIYTLEDLESRVSEHSAATESLKKTLDEQTARMKAIKQLYDSSAAFQSLKPVYDGLQKIKFEKPRAKYKAEHEAELKQFYAARRKLTGEFPDGKVDMKKLTEEYDELEQAHNTTYGEFKTVRDDLHRLWKVKSCVGTAARFNERTEEQKLQNRPQTRQKKEELSR, encoded by the coding sequence ATGGCACTATTTCATCTGAGCGTCACGCAGACTAAGCGAAGCGCAGGACAGTCCGCTATCGCTTCTGCCGCCTACCGAGCCGGGGAGCGATTGTATAGCGAGTATTACGGCGAATACAGCGACTACACCCGCAAGGGCGGCGTGATCTGCTCTGACATTCTCCTGCCGTCCCATGCACCGCCCGAATACGCAGACCGCCAGACCCTATGGAACGCCGTGGAAAAAGCCGAGCGTGGAAAGAACGCCCAGCTTGCATACAGCTTTGACATTGCCTTGCAGAATGAATTTTCCCTTGAGGAAAACATCGCTCTTGCAAGGCAATTTTTGTTGGAGAACTTTGTGAGCCGGGGCATGGTGGTTGACTTCGCCGTACACCAGCCCGACCGGGAGGACGGCGGCATACCAAACCCACACTTCCATGTGCTTTGCCCCATCCGTCCCATCGAGCAGAACGGCAAATGGGGACTAAAGCAACGCCGGGTGTACGAGCTGGACGAGGACGGCAACCGTATCCGAGACCAGAACGGCGAGTTTGTTTTCAACGCCGTTCCCACTACCGACTGGGGCAGTCCCGAAACGCTGGAACATTGGCGTGAAGCATGGGCGGAGCTATGCAATGCCAAGTTTGCGGAAAAAGGTATTGATGTTCGTATCGACCACCGGAGCTATGAGCGTCAGGGCGTGGAGCTTCTTCCCACTATCCACGAGGGCGCAACCGTCCGGGCAATGGAGAAGAAAGGCATACGCACCGAGAAAGGCGAGTTCAACCGCTGGATCAAAGCCACCAATGCCGTTATCCGGGACATCAAGAAGAAAATCACTCTCCTGTTTGATTGGATTGCCGAAGCAAAAGCAGAGCTTGCCAAGCCGCAGGCACCCGACCTTGTTTCGCTGCTGAACGCCTATTACACCCAGCGCAGAGCCGGGGCGTATTCGCAGAAAGGCAAGGTCAGCAACCTAAAGGAGATGAACGAGACTTTCAATTATCTCCGGGCAAACGGCATTTACACTCTTGAAGATTTGGAAAGCCGTGTCAGCGAACACAGTGCTGCCACAGAGAGCTTGAAGAAAACGCTGGACGAACAGACCGCCCGAATGAAAGCAATTAAGCAGCTCTATGACAGCTCTGCTGCTTTCCAGAGCTTGAAGCCTGTCTATGACGGCTTGCAGAAAATCAAGTTTGAGAAGCCCAGAGCCAAGTACAAGGCAGAGCATGAAGCGGAACTGAAACAGTTCTACGCCGCCAGACGCAAGCTGACCGGAGAGTTCCCGGACGGCAAGGTGGATATGAAAAAGCTGACCGAAGAGTATGACGAGCTGGAACAGGCGCACAACACCACCTATGGCGAGTTTAAGACCGTCAGAGACGATTTACATCGCCTTTGGAAGGTTAAGTCATGCGTAGGTACTGCCGCCCGATTTAACGAGCGCACAGAGGAACAAAAGCTCCAAAATCGACCCCAAACACGACAGAAAAAGGAGGAACTATCCCGATGA
- a CDS encoding DUF3847 domain-containing protein: protein MTKPKTLDQLRAEKERAETQLAQEQHKLERLENRKKYLEKGERTKRTHRLCNLGGTIESLAPEVKDLTRTEMTELMEHIFSLSEVQRAVRHMAITHISQANREKELKADGTISSERHAD, encoded by the coding sequence ATGACAAAACCGAAAACCCTTGACCAGCTCCGAGCCGAAAAGGAACGAGCCGAGACGCAGCTTGCACAGGAACAACACAAGCTGGAGCGTCTGGAGAATAGAAAGAAGTATCTGGAGAAAGGCGAACGCACCAAGCGCACCCACCGCCTTTGCAATCTGGGCGGCACGATTGAGAGCCTTGCCCCGGAGGTCAAAGATCTCACACGCACCGAAATGACAGAGCTGATGGAACACATCTTTTCCCTGTCCGAAGTCCAGCGAGCCGTCCGTCACATGGCGATTACTCATATCAGCCAAGCAAACAGAGAAAAGGAGTTGAAAGCCGATGGCACTATTTCATCTGAGCGTCACGCAGACTAA